The Deltaproteobacteria bacterium genome includes the window TCAGGCGGATTGGGATGCGCGCGTCGCTGCGAACCGCGCCGCCGAAGGGGCGCGCTCGGCCCGAAGGCTGGTCGAGCTCCACGCGCGCCACGGCGAGCTCGCCAGCGCAGCGCGAATCTGGGACGAGCTCGTGCGCGCCGGGCAGCGCGGCCCGGTCGGAGCGACCACGCTTCTGCGCATCGTGCCAGAGCTCGTGGTCCAGGCGCGGCGCGACGCGGCGATCGCCGCGCTCCGGGCCGCGAGCTCCGCCGAAACCCCGGCGCTCACGGTAGGCCAGGCGCTGCGCGTGGCGGAGCTCGCCGCCGAGCTCGACCCTCCGACCGCGCTTCGCGCGGCGAAGCGCGCGCTCGCCGACGACGAGCTCGTGGAGGAGCGCCGAGCCCGGCTCGAGCAGCTCGTGCTCTCGCTCGAGAACACCGGCGCGCGCGCTGCGGCAGTGCCGCAGAGCCCGCCCCCTGCCCCGCCCGCACCACCCGCCCCACCCGACGAGCCCTTCGAGCTCGAGCCAACGCAGCTCGGTGTCGGGCCGCAAGCGGATCTCGAGCCGGCCGCGCCGATCGAGGACTCCGCGACCGTCGTGTTCGTCGCGCCTGCAGCGATCGCATCGAGCAGCGCGAGGATCAAGATCACGCCCGCCCTGCCGGTCGCGCTCGACGTGCTCGGGCTGCGCGTGCGCTTCGAGGGCGGCGCGCCGAGCCTGGTCGAGTGGACGAGCATCCAGGCGGTCGGCGTAGGCCTGGTCGCCGGTCTCGGCCCGAAGCCGGTGGTGGTGATCGATCTGGCGCTGAACTGGGCGGACGCGCCCGAAGGCGCGATCGAGGTGATGCGGCTGCGCAGCGACGCGTTCCGCGCGCGAGAGCTGGTGAGCGGATCGGCGAACGCTCCCGAGGCGCTTCGCGCGCTGCTCGCGGAGCTGCTGGCGCGGAGCGGCGCGGTGCCGCTTCCCGACCCGGCCAGCGCGCACGGCCTTCCGTTTCGCGACTACGATTCGCCCGGCGCCTACGAAGAGGCCGTTCTGCTCGCCGAGTCGTGATAGCGTTCGCGGGACACCACCGCGGAGGCACACGATGAAGCTGCGCAGGCTCGGCCGGACCGGCCTCAAGGTCTCGAACCTGTGTCTGGGAACGATGACCTTCGGCAACGACCAGTGGGGCTGCGACGAGCCGACCTCGGGACGCATCGTCAGCCGCTTCCTCGACGCCGGCGGCAATTTCATCGACACCGCTGACATCTACTCGAACGGCGTGTCCGAGGAGATCACCGGCCGCGCGATCCGCGGCAAGCGCCAGAAGATCGTGCTCGCGACCAAGGTCGCCGGGCCGATGGGGAGCGGGCCGAACGATCTCGGCGTCTCGCGCAGGCACATCCTGGACGCGATCGACGCGAGCCTGCGCCGGCTCGGCACCGACTACATCGACCTGTACCAGGTGCACGCCTTCGATCCGACCACGCCGCTCGACGAGACGATCCTCGCGCTCGACGCCTGCGTGCGCGCAGGAAAGGTCCGCTACCTGGGCTGTTCGAACTACTCGGCCTGGCAGCTGATGAAGGCGATCGCGCTGGCGAAGGAGCTCGGCGCGGCGCGCTTCGACGCGCTGCAGCCGCAGTACTCGCTGGTGTGTCGCACGATCGAGCGCGAGCACGTTCCGCTCTGCCTCGAGGAGGGGGTCGGCCTGATTCCCTGGAGCCCGCTCGGCGGAGGGCTTCTCACCGGGAAGATCCGCAGAGGCGCGGACGCCCCCGCGGGCTCGCGCGCCGCGGTGGACGCGGCCGCGCGCGAGCGCTTCGGCTCCGAGAAGAACCTGGCGATCGCGGAGACACTCGGAAGTGTCGCCGCGACGCTCGGCAAGAGCTCGAGCCAGGTCGCGCTCGCTTGGGCCGCCGGACAGCCCGGCGTCACCGCGCCGATCTTCGGCGCGCGCACGCTCGAGCAGCTCGAGGACAACCTCGGCGCCGCCGACCTCCTGCTTCCCGACGAAGCGCGCAAGCGCCTCGACGAGGTCTCGGCGCTCGAGCTCGTCTACCCCTACGACTTCCACGCGCGCGTGCGCGGGATGATGGCCGCCCTGCAGCTGACCTGAGCCGCGCTAGAGCAGCGCGAGCCCGCAGGCGGGACACTCGCCGACGTTCTCGGCGACCGGCTCGGCGCAGGCCGGGCAGTGACTCGTGTCGAGCGTCGCGGGATCGAAGTCCTCGGGCACGTCGGGCATGATCTCGCGCATCACCTCGCGGTCGAGCTCGAGCGCGCGCGGCAGATCGCGCTCGCGCACGTACAGCCCCCAGGTGCTGTCGGTCGCGCGCCGCTCGCCCAGCGGGTTCACCTGACGCGGAACTCCCGCTTCCTCGAGCCGCTCCGCCAGCGCGTGGATCCAGCCCAGCTGCGCGCTGCGAACCAGGTGGAGCGCCTCGCCCGGCGCGATCTCGTCCTCGGCGCTCATGCTCCGCGCCGCGCGCCCGGCTCGAGCAGACCGCGCCCGGGAACGAAGTTCACCTCGAGCCGGATCCCGTCGGGGTCCTCGAAGAGCACCGAGTAGTAGCCCGGCGCGAAGGCCGCCTCCTCGGGCGGGTGCACGATCGCGGCGTTTCGCGCGACGAGGAAGGCGTGCAGCGCGTCGATCTCCTCGCGCGAGCGCACCCGGAAGCAGACGTGGTGCAGGCCCGGGCGCGCTTGCGAGAACGATTCGCCGGCGTGCGCGCGATCCGCCGGGCGGATGCCGAACGCGGTGCGGCCCCCGACGCAGTAGAAGAACTCCGGCGCGTCGATCACCGGAGCGAGCCCCAGGAACGGCAGCAGCTCGCCGTAGAACGCGCGCGACCTGGCGAAGTCGCCCGCCGTCAGCACCACGTGGGCAATGCCGTTGATCTCCACTCCCGCTCCTCCGGGGCGCAGTGTAGCAGCGCGCCCGACGTGCTAAGCATCCGGCATGGGCGAAGCGCTGCACGGACTTCTCGAGCTTCTGGACCTCGAAGAGATCGACCAGAACATCTATCGCGGTCGCAACGAGCAAGGGCAGCGCGAACGCCTCTTCGGCGGGCAGGTCGCCGCCCAGGCGCTCGCGGCCGCGGGCCGCACCGTGAGCGGGCGCGTCGCGCACTCGCTGCACGCCTACTTCCTGCGCCCCGGCGATCCGCGCGTGCCGGTGCTCTACACCGTCGACCGGATCCGCGACGGCCAGAGCTTCACGACCCGCTGCGTGGTCGCGATCCAGCGCGGGCAGGCGATCTTCAACATGTCGGTGTCGTTCCAGGTGAACGAGTCGGGCTATGAGCACCAGCAGATCGACATGCCCGCCGCGCCTGAACCGGAGGCCCTGCCGACCTGGGCCGAGCGCGCCGAGCAAGCGCGCCACCTGCTCCCGAAGGAGAGCTTCGGCTGGGTCCGAGGCGAGCGCCCGATCGACCTGCGCCACGTCGAGGCGCCGACCTTCCTCGGCGGCGGGCCGCGAAGCGGCGGGAACATGGTCTGGTTCCGCGCCACGTCCGCTCTTCCCGAGGACCCGTTCCTGCACCAGTGCGTGGTCGCCTACGCGTCCGACATGTCGCTGCTCGCCACGGTGGTGCTGCCGCACGGCCGCAAAGGGGCGCTGGGCCCGGTGATGACCGCGAGCCTCGATCACGCGCTCTGGTTCCACCACCCGATCCGCGCCGACGACTGGCTGCTCTACGCCCAGGAGAGCCCGGCCGCCTCGGGCGCGCGCGGCTTCGCGCGCGGCTCGATCTTCACCCGCGCGGGAAAGCTCGTGGCCTCGGTCGCGCAGGAGGGCCTGATGCGGCCGACCGGCAAGGCGCACGACCGCTCGCTCTAGTCGGGCGGGGCGACCGGCTGCCAGTCCGCGGGCAGAGGCGCGCGCAGGATCGTGGCGCCACAGTACAGTGTCGCGTAGACCGCGTCCGGGGTGACGAACGCGCTGTACACGAGCGAGCGCCCCTCCGGCGGCAGACACTCGCTCGGCCGCTCCAGATCGACTCGCGCGCGCTCGAGGCCGCCCGCGCGCGCGCGCACGAGCTCGATGCGCCCGGACCAGAACGCGATCGCGGCCGTGCCGTCGGGGGCGAAGTGGACGTCCTGCGCGAAGTCCTGAGGCGGGCGCGGCCCGAGGTCGAGCCGGACCGGCTCGCGCCCGGGCTCGCGCAGCCAGAGCCCGAGCCGGCCGCCGTCGTCGACGACGCGCACACCCAAGCCGTCGGGCGCGAACCCGGCGAAGAGCAGCTCCGGGTCGCCGAGCCTCGCGCTCACGAGCGAGAGATCCCGGGTGAGCTCGAAGCTCGCGAACTGCACGTCGCTCGCATTGCGGATCACGTCGGCGTTCACGAAGACGTGCCCCGAGGCCGGATCGAACGCGACGCTCTTCGCGGCCGTGACGGCGCCGTCGCGCGCGTGAAGGCGGATCTCGGCGAGCCTTCGGCCCTCGGGCGAGAGCGCCACGAGCGCGCCGTCGGAGGCCGAGCGCCGCTCGCCGCTGCCGTCCCCGTAGCGCGTCGCGAAGATCCGCCCGTCGGGACCGAGCGCCAGCTCGTTCAGCCCCGCGCCGAGCGAGGAGAAGCGCTCGACCGCGCCGCTCGCCGGGTGCACGCGCCCCATCTCCTCGTAGAACGTCGTGTAGTAGACCCAGCCGTTCGGGTGCGCGAGCACGTCCCAGACCGAAGCGCGGACCTCTGGCCCGGCCTCGCGCACGAGCAGCGGTGGCAGGAACGTCTCGCTCGCCAGATCGAAGCGTCCGATCTGCTGCGAGCCCGGCTCGCCGAGCTCGGCCAGCGGATCTCCGGTCGCCCAGTACGCCGACCAGAAGTCCGAGAGCCCGAAGTAGACGACGCCGTCGCGCTCGTCCGCGAACCAGGCCGAGTACGCATCGCCGGCATCGACGGCCGCTGGCGCGCGGAGCACCGCGGGCCCGGGAGCGGGCGCTCCCGCCGACACGCAGCCGACGACGAACAGACAGAGCGCCCCTGCTCGGATCCGGATCACTGTGGCAGACTCCTTCGCGCGGCGAGACACGGGAGAGCGGATGTCGATCTTCGAGCGGGTGAACGAGCAGATGAAAGACGCGATGCGCGCCCAGCGCAAGCTCGAGCTGCAGGCGCTGCGCAGCATCCGCGCCGCGTTCTTGGTGCGCATGAAGGAGGACGCCTCCCAGACCGTCTCGGACGAGGAGTGTCTGCCGATCCTGCGCCGGCTCGAGAAGCAGCGCCACGAGAGCATCGAGGCGTTCACGGCGGCGGGCCGATCGGAGCAGGCGGCCGCCGAGCGGGTCGAGCTCGAGGTGATCCTGACGTTCCTGCCCAAGCTCGCCGACGAGGCGACCACACGCGCCTGGGTCGAGGCCGCGATCGCGGAATCGGGCGCGAAGAGCGCCAAGGATCTGGGTCGCGTGATGGGCGCGGTCATGAAGGCGCACAAGGCCGACATCGACGGCAACCTTGCGCGGCGGATCGCGAGCGAGCTGCTTCCGGCCGGGTGAGTCGCCCGGCCGGGGCGCGTCTCAGACGCACCAGTCGACGAACAGGTTCTCTTCCGAGCCGTCCGTCGCGGGCACCAGGCAGACGATGTTGCGCAGCACGTCGGGGAACTGCCATTCCTCGGACACGCCGACGTGGAAGACCTCGGCCAGGTCGTGCGTCAGCTGGCGCAGCGTCGCGGCCGAGGCGTCGGGCTCCGACTCCTGCAGCAGCAGGTGGAGGTCGAGCTTGGGCTCCGCGCCGAGCGCGCCCTTCCAGAGGGCCTCGTCGGCGGCGCGGAGCTGCGCGTCCGGCGCGAGCTCCGAGAGGCACGTGATCAGGCGCAGGAACAGCGCGTACGGCGAGCTCTCCACGCCGGCCTGCACCACGCCGATCACCGCAAGCGGCTCCTCGTCGACGATCCGGCCCAGGTAGTCGAGCCCGTCGGCGCGAGTCGCGCCGCGGTCGACCAGCCGAGAGAGCGCGACGACGTCGCGTGCGACGCACTGGAACTGGTACGGAACCACGTCGAAGACCGAGATCGGCCCCTGGCCGAAGGCCTGGTCGAGAAGCGCCTTGCGCTGCTTTGCTGCGGCATCGACCGGCGTGCAGGTCCGGAAGCACTGCTCCGCCGGGTCGCAGCAGCTCTCCACCGCGACGTAGGCGTCGATGAACTCCTCGATCAGGATCTCGGGGTTCTGCAGGTAGTCCGCGCACTCGCGCACCTGCGCCGCGAGCGGCAGGCTTCGCGCGCGCTCGAAGCGCTGACGCAGGAGTGTGGCGGGAAATGCGGTGTTCGGTTGCGCCATGTCGGGCTCTCGTAGCTCTGGTATCGGCGGCGGCCGCCCGGAGTTTCAGCCCGGCGGAGCGGAATCCCGCGGGGCTCAGGCCCGGCCGAAGCCACCCGAGACACTGACCGCCTGTCCCGTCACCCAGCTCGCCTGGTCGCTGGCCAGGAACACGATCATCGCGGAGATGTCGCGCGGCTCGCCGAGCCGGCCGAGCGGGTACATCCGCGCGGCGCGCTCGCGGATCTCGTCGCTCATGCTCGCGGTCATCGGCGTTCGGGTGACTCCCGGACAGACCGCGTTCACCCGCACGTTCGCGCGCCCGACCTCGGCGGCGAACGCCTTCGTGAACGCGATCACGGCGCCCTTCGTCGCCGAGTACGCGACCATGCGCTTCTCGCCGAGCTTTCCCGCTTCGGAGCCCAGATTCACGATCGCGCCGGCGCGACGCTCGGCCATGTGCGCACCGACCACGTGATTCACGTGCAGCACGCCCATCACGTTCACGTCGACCATCGCGCGCCAGTCCTCGGGCCGTTGCTGCAGGAAGAAGTTCTCGCGCGTGATGCCGGCGCTGGCCACCAGGATCTCGACGCTGCCGAAGCGCGCGATCGCGGAGCCGAGCAGGCGCTCGCAATCCGCGTAGCGGCAGACGTCCGTCTCGACCCCCGCGACCTCCGCCCCGAGCTTCTCGAGCTCGGCGGTCGCAGTCGCGATTCGCGCGGAATCGAGGTCCGCGATCGCGATGCGCACGCCCTCGCGCGCAAGCACGCGCGCGGTCTCGAGGCCGATTCCCGAGGCGCCGCCGGTCACGATCGCCGTCCTGCCGCGAAGTCCGAGGTCCATGCGGCGATCCTACCCGAGCGCGTGGCTCAGGTGTCGGCCAGCGACTTCAATAGCGGATCGCGCGCCGAGTCCTCGAAGAGCCGCACCAGCTTCACGAACACGCGCAGGAACGGATCGGGATCGGAGAAGCGGAGCGCACAGCCGGTTGCGGTGTCGCGCACGTGCTTGGCGAGCATGCAGACACGCTGGTCGAGCACGAAGCAGCCGAGATCGATCGAGACGCTCGTGCCCGGCGCGACGCGGAGCGGCGCGCACTCCACGAGCGCCCCGCTGGCGGAGATGTCGACGATCGTGCCCTCGACCGCGCGATCGCCCGCGCGCAGCGTCCCCGCGATCCGGACCACGTAGCGGGTCGCGACCCGCCGCGTCGGAAGCGGCCGCAGGGAATCCGAATCGCCGTCCACGCTGCCTGCTTCGGCCGTGCGCGGCTGGAGTTGAGCGCCGGAAATCCAGCGCAGGCGCGGCGCCCGAGCGTCAAGGATCCGTCGGTCGGGCGCAGCCGCGCGCGCGTCGCACGCTCTCCCGCGGCCGCCGCGCGCCGCCCGTCTCACCGAAAAATCCCGTGTGTTCTCGGGATCTTCCGCCGATGTGCGCAGCACCTGCCGGTGCTCGAGAGCGCGCAGCCCCGAGCCGATGCAGCGCCGGGCACCCCCTTTGCACATGCGAGCGCGCGCAGTCGCAAGGCAACTCGCGGACGTTCGTAAAGGAGAGGGAACGGATGGAGACTCTGATCCGGCAAGCGTGGGCGCGACATGGGCGGGTGCCGCCCGAGCTGAAAGAGCGGATCGTCATCGAGCACACCTCGCTGATCAGCTACATCGTGAGCCGGATCGCAGTACGCCTGCCCTCTCACGTCGACCTGGAAGACCTGCACAACACCGGCGTGATCGGCCTGATGGACGCGGTCGACAAGTACGACCCGACCAAGGACTGCAAGTTCAAGACGTACGCGGAATTCCGGATACGCGGCGCGATCCTCGACCAGCTCCGCTCGCTCGACTGGGTGCCGCGCTCGGTGCGCCAGAAGAGCCGCCAGCTCGAGCAGGCCACCAACTCCGTCGAGCAGAGACTCGGCCGGCCCGCCACGCACGACGAGGTCGCCGGCACGCTCGGCCTGCCGATCGACGAGTTCCACACGCTGGTGAACCAGACACGCGGCGTCTCGATGGTGAACCTGGACGACCTGCGCGGACAGAGCGACAACGACCAGCCGCTGCCCAGCGGGAACCTCGAGGACGTGAACGCCGAGGATCCCTTCGCGCAGCTGAAGCAGCGCGAGCTGACACAGGCGCT containing:
- a CDS encoding aldo/keto reductase, which produces MKLRRLGRTGLKVSNLCLGTMTFGNDQWGCDEPTSGRIVSRFLDAGGNFIDTADIYSNGVSEEITGRAIRGKRQKIVLATKVAGPMGSGPNDLGVSRRHILDAIDASLRRLGTDYIDLYQVHAFDPTTPLDETILALDACVRAGKVRYLGCSNYSAWQLMKAIALAKELGAARFDALQPQYSLVCRTIEREHVPLCLEEGVGLIPWSPLGGGLLTGKIRRGADAPAGSRAAVDAAARERFGSEKNLAIAETLGSVAATLGKSSSQVALAWAAGQPGVTAPIFGARTLEQLEDNLGAADLLLPDEARKRLDEVSALELVYPYDFHARVRGMMAALQLT
- a CDS encoding VOC family protein, with translation MEINGIAHVVLTAGDFARSRAFYGELLPFLGLAPVIDAPEFFYCVGGRTAFGIRPADRAHAGESFSQARPGLHHVCFRVRSREEIDALHAFLVARNAAIVHPPEEAAFAPGYYSVLFEDPDGIRLEVNFVPGRGLLEPGARRGA
- a CDS encoding acyl-CoA thioesterase II; amino-acid sequence: MGEALHGLLELLDLEEIDQNIYRGRNEQGQRERLFGGQVAAQALAAAGRTVSGRVAHSLHAYFLRPGDPRVPVLYTVDRIRDGQSFTTRCVVAIQRGQAIFNMSVSFQVNESGYEHQQIDMPAAPEPEALPTWAERAEQARHLLPKESFGWVRGERPIDLRHVEAPTFLGGGPRSGGNMVWFRATSALPEDPFLHQCVVAYASDMSLLATVVLPHGRKGALGPVMTASLDHALWFHHPIRADDWLLYAQESPAASGARGFARGSIFTRAGKLVASVAQEGLMRPTGKAHDRSL
- a CDS encoding GatB/YqeY domain-containing protein produces the protein MSIFERVNEQMKDAMRAQRKLELQALRSIRAAFLVRMKEDASQTVSDEECLPILRRLEKQRHESIEAFTAAGRSEQAAAERVELEVILTFLPKLADEATTRAWVEAAIAESGAKSAKDLGRVMGAVMKAHKADIDGNLARRIASELLPAG
- a CDS encoding SDR family oxidoreductase, with translation MDLGLRGRTAIVTGGASGIGLETARVLAREGVRIAIADLDSARIATATAELEKLGAEVAGVETDVCRYADCERLLGSAIARFGSVEILVASAGITRENFFLQQRPEDWRAMVDVNVMGVLHVNHVVGAHMAERRAGAIVNLGSEAGKLGEKRMVAYSATKGAVIAFTKAFAAEVGRANVRVNAVCPGVTRTPMTASMSDEIRERAARMYPLGRLGEPRDISAMIVFLASDQASWVTGQAVSVSGGFGRA
- a CDS encoding PilZ domain-containing protein, with translation MCKGGARRCIGSGLRALEHRQVLRTSAEDPENTRDFSVRRAARGGRGRACDARAAAPDRRILDARAPRLRWISGAQLQPRTAEAGSVDGDSDSLRPLPTRRVATRYVVRIAGTLRAGDRAVEGTIVDISASGALVECAPLRVAPGTSVSIDLGCFVLDQRVCMLAKHVRDTATGCALRFSDPDPFLRVFVKLVRLFEDSARDPLLKSLADT
- a CDS encoding FliA/WhiG family RNA polymerase sigma factor, coding for METLIRQAWARHGRVPPELKERIVIEHTSLISYIVSRIAVRLPSHVDLEDLHNTGVIGLMDAVDKYDPTKDCKFKTYAEFRIRGAILDQLRSLDWVPRSVRQKSRQLEQATNSVEQRLGRPATHDEVAGTLGLPIDEFHTLVNQTRGVSMVNLDDLRGQSDNDQPLPSGNLEDVNAEDPFAQLKQRELTQALANGIAGLPEKERLVISLYYYEDLNLKEIGQILGITESRVCQIHSKAVSRLRSRMRAAMLN